CTCCCTACACTGCCGATCCCATGACCATCGGCTTCAACTCGGGCTACTTGCTCGATTTCCTGAAGGCAGCTGATTCCGATGCTGTTCGCCTGGAGTTCAAGGACGCGCAGTCGGCCGGCCAGATGCGTCCGGAGCCGACCGAGGGGGATTTCAAGTATCGTTACGTCGTGATGCCGATGAGAATCTGAAGCTACTCAGCATTAACAATCAAGAATGGAGCGCCGGAGCGAGATCTTCGGCGCTTCGTTTTTCGTGCGGGGTTAGCTTTTACTGTACCAGGCGTCTGGGGGACGAAAGTTGACCTTCCGTGGAGTTCGTCATAGTCTGTCCCGAACAGAGGGGGTTTCTCATGATGAAAGGCTTCAGGCAATTCATGCTTCGCGGTAATGTCGTGGACCTGGCCGTCGGCGTAGTGATCGGAGTGGCATTCGGAGCGGTAGTCAACTCCTTCGTAAAAGACATTCTGACACCGTTTATCGCCGCGACGGTCGGGAAACCAAACTTCGATTACCTGGTGCTGGAGATTAATGGCGCCAAAATCACGTACGGCAGTTTCCTGAATGCGCTGATCTCGTTCCTGCTGATCGCGGCGGCGGTGTATTTCTTCGTGGTGCTTCCGGTGAACGCGATCATGGCACGGGCGAAGAAGGAACCGCCCGCGGACCCGACCTCGAAGAAGTGCCCGGAGTGCCTCAGCGAAATCCCGATCGACGCCCGCAAGTGTGCCCACTGCTGCTCACCGTGCTGAGCTCCGCTGCCGGAGTGTACGGGGGGACTCTGTTGTGCCCCCACCCCCTATTTTGGCCTCTCCTGTTTTCAGTGAGTTACGGAAATTTCGGCCGTAGAGCGCTGGGAACAAAGAACTTAAATCTGAAAATATCAAGAACGGCTTTGTTTTCAGGAATTTGCGTTCTTTCTTCGTGCTGCGTCCAGGCAAAGCCGATTGCGGAACCGTTGCGAGCAAGAGAACAGCTGGGAGTAACCAGGAGTCTCGCGTGAGAGTTGGAAGGCGCATGTTTCTCACTTTGCCTGAAAGGGCGCACCTCAGCTCGGAGACCCACATCTGCTAACTGCGGCAGATGTTGGGCACCAAGCCGCTGGATTGGGCGACGGCGATTTGGGGAGTAAAGTCCTGCTCCGGCAAGAAAGGTTCAT
This genomic interval from Terriglobia bacterium contains the following:
- the mscL gene encoding large conductance mechanosensitive channel protein MscL, giving the protein MMKGFRQFMLRGNVVDLAVGVVIGVAFGAVVNSFVKDILTPFIAATVGKPNFDYLVLEINGAKITYGSFLNALISFLLIAAAVYFFVVLPVNAIMARAKKEPPADPTSKKCPECLSEIPIDARKCAHCCSPC